From the genome of Brevundimonas sp. NIBR11:
AGGGCAAGCCGGGCGAGGTGCTGGCCGTTCCGGGCGCGGCGGGCGCGATCGACCATGTCCTGATCGGCGCCGGCAAGATCTTCGACCCCATGATTGCGCGGGCCCTGTCCGCCAGACTGCCCGCCGGCCTCTATCGGCTGGAGGCGGAGCCTGAGGACGCCCAAACGGCGGCCCTGGCCTTCCTGCTCGGACGCTATGTATTCGACCGCTACAAGACCAAGGATCGGGCCGAGGTTCGGTTGGTCGCTCCGGACGGGTTCGACATCGAGGAGGCGAGCCGCATCGCCGCCGCCTGCGCCCTCGCCCGCGAGATGGTCGACACCCCGCCCGCCGACATGGGCCCCCTGCAGATGGAGACCATCGCCCGAGAGATCGCCGAGGCCCATCGCGCGACGATCTCGGTGGTGACCGGCGACGCCCTGCTGGAAGAGAACTATCCGGCCATCCACGCTGTCGGCCGCGCCGCCGCACCGCACCGCGCGCCGCGGATCATCGAGATCGGCTGGAATCTCGACCAGACCGACCGCCCCCTGATCGCCCTGGTCGGCAAGGGGGTGGCGTTCGACACCGGCGGGCTGGACATCAAGTCGGCCGCCGGGATGCGCAACATGAAGAAGGACATGGGCGGCGCCGCCCATGCCCTAGCGCTCGCCCGTCTGGTCATGCAGGCCGACCTGCCCATCCGCCTCGTAGTTCTGGTCGCAGCGGTGGAGAACGCCATCTCGGGCGACGCCTTCCGGCCCGGCGATGTGCTCTCGAGCCGCAAGGGGCTGACCATCGAAATCGGCAATACGGACGCCGAGGGGCGTCTGATCCTCGCCGACGCCCTGGCCCGAGCGGGCGAGCATGAGCCCGACCTGACGCTGGACTTCGCCACCCTGACCGGAGCCGCCCGGATCGCCCTGGGGCCCGAACTGCCACCCCTCTATACCGACGACGAGGCCCTGGCCGCCGACCTCTTGGCGGCGGCGGATCAGGTGCGTGATCCCCTGTGGCGGATGCCGCTGTGGCCGGGGTATCGCGCGTCGATCGACTCGGACATCGCCGATGTGCGGAACGACAGCGCTGCCTGGGCCCAAGGCGGATCGATCACCGCCGCCTTGTTCCTGCAGAAGTTCGCCCCGACGACCGGAGCCTGGGCCCATCTGGACGTCTTCGCCTGGAACAGCCGGGGCCGCCCCGGCCATCCCGAGGGCGGCGAGGCCCAGAGCCTGCGCGCCGCCTACGCCATGCTGAAGGCGCGATACGCGGGCTGAGGCCCCCATGCCGGTCGGTCGTCGTCGGCGGGTTTGCGTCTCAGCCGCCCCTGATGACGAGGCCTCGGCGCGCGCCCGGCCAGTCGCGTTGTGACGGCGGCGACCGCGCGCCTAGTCAGGGCCCCGACTTGCGCCTTCGCCACCTTCAAGCCGCTGGCGGCCAGGACGGCGGCAGTGATCAGGAGAGCATCGATCAGCATTCCGACGTCGAACATCACGGCCCAGGCCGCGATCTCGGGCGCCATGAACCCGTAAATCATCATCCCCTCGGCCTCGAACAACAGGGTCATGGCGATCCCGGCCGCGATCAGCCCGCCATAGAAGAGGATACGCCACACCGCCGTGCGCGTCAGCCAGCGCGCGGGCGCCTCGACCAGCCAGCAATTCAGGCTCTTCGCCAGACCCGTCTCCGGAAACAGGACGGTGATCGCCGCCACCAGGATCGTCATCGCCGCCAGCGCCGACATGGCCCCTCCGTTCACGCCGATCTGAACTGGCGATCCGTCGATGTGATTCAAGAGGCTTGGGACCGGCTCAAGCAGCGAGCGGCCGCGCCGCGAGCGGTAGCCCACCAGAAAGTCCCTCCCATTAAGAGGATTTTCGCGGTTGCATGCGATAAACCCGGTCCAACCGTCAGGACTCCCGCTTGACCGATACCGCCGCCGTTTCCGCCGCCCGCACCACCCTGGCCCGCCCCGATCTGGCGGCCTTGGCGCTGGAAGGCCGCGTGCGGGCGGACGCCTATCGGGCGACCGAGGCCATGCGCTGCTCGGCGTCGGTGGCCGACATTCATGCCGAGGCGGACACGACCTCCGAGCGGATCAATCAGTTGCTGCACGGCGAGATCTTCGATGTTCTGGATCGTCGCGGCGGGCGGGTCTGGGGCCAGGCGCGGCGCGACGGGACCGTCGGATGGGCCGACGCCTTGGCGCTGGTTCCGCACATCGGCCTGCCGACACGGCGCGTCGCCTCGACCGAGGCCGCCCTGCCGCTGAACGCCTTGACCGACGATGCGGACGCCGTCCCGATCGGTCAGTTCGCGGTCGATCCCGTCGCCGTGGCCGAGACCTTGCTGGGCGTGCCCCACAGCCTGGGCGCCCGGTCCTCCAGGTCCACGGACTGCTCGGGTCTGGTGCAGCAGGCCCTCTTCGCCTGCGGTCTCGCCGGTCCCCGTCACTCCG
Proteins encoded in this window:
- a CDS encoding leucyl aminopeptidase family protein: MSVISPDPLVSADGPEVATATPVRFVGPKAALDPAAQAWADRMGFKGKPGEVLAVPGAAGAIDHVLIGAGKIFDPMIARALSARLPAGLYRLEAEPEDAQTAALAFLLGRYVFDRYKTKDRAEVRLVAPDGFDIEEASRIAAACALAREMVDTPPADMGPLQMETIAREIAEAHRATISVVTGDALLEENYPAIHAVGRAAAPHRAPRIIEIGWNLDQTDRPLIALVGKGVAFDTGGLDIKSAAGMRNMKKDMGGAAHALALARLVMQADLPIRLVVLVAAVENAISGDAFRPGDVLSSRKGLTIEIGNTDAEGRLILADALARAGEHEPDLTLDFATLTGAARIALGPELPPLYTDDEALAADLLAAADQVRDPLWRMPLWPGYRASIDSDIADVRNDSAAWAQGGSITAALFLQKFAPTTGAWAHLDVFAWNSRGRPGHPEGGEAQSLRAAYAMLKARYAG
- a CDS encoding NlpC/P60 family protein yields the protein MTDTAAVSAARTTLARPDLAALALEGRVRADAYRATEAMRCSASVADIHAEADTTSERINQLLHGEIFDVLDRRGGRVWGQARRDGTVGWADALALVPHIGLPTRRVASTEAALPLNALTDDADAVPIGQFAVDPVAVAETLLGVPHSLGARSSRSTDCSGLVQQALFACGLAGPRHSDEQAELGVAVSRDQARRGDIVVWLNVSSDHSWTGHSAFMLDETRVIHATGFHGAVVSEAFAEADARYLSGGFEPAVFRRL